The region GCGTTTTTCCCTTATGAGTTTTTATGAACCCGCGGACAAGGCGCTGCTCAAGCGCCTGCTCATGAAGGCCGACCAGTTGCCCGAGGGCGCACGTATCCAGGCATTGGAACCCATCCTTAAAGACGGCGAAAAGGGGATCGAGGCATTCGTGGAAAAAGCCTACGCCGCCACCCGCCTGAAAGACCTGGAATTTGTCCAATCCCTTTTCACCAAATCGGTCAAAGAGATCGAAGCCGTCAACGATCCGTTGTTGCAACTGGCGGCCCGCATGTATCCGGAAACGGAAGCGGCACGCAAGCGCAATGAACGGCTGAACGCGCGCCTGGAAGACCTGCGGCGCCAATACATCCTCGCCCTGAAGGCCAGGTCTTCTTCTCCTCTTTACCCGGACGCCAACAGCACCCTGCGGTTTTCCTGGGGAGAGGTGGCCGGATACGAGCCTCGAGATGCCGTGCGCTACGCCCCCTTTACCACCCTTTCCGGGGTAATGGAGAAGGAAACCGGCGAAAAGCCCTTCATCGTGCCTGAAGGACTCAAGGCCATTTACAAGGAAAAGGATTTCGGCCGCTGGGCCCACCCTGACCTGAACGACGTGCCCGTGGCGTTCACCCACAAAGTGGACAGTACCGGCGGCAACAGCGGCAGTCCCGTTTTCAATGCCAGGGGCGAGCTGGCGGGCATTTTGTTCGACGGCAACTACGAAGCCCTTACCGGCGACTGGGAATTCGACAACGATATTCAACGCTCCATCTCCGTCGATATCCGTTACGTGTTGTTTATCACGGAAAAACTGGCCAAAGCCGACCATATCCTGAAAGAGATGGGTCTTTAATACCATTGAGATGCAAAAAGGCGGGCGCCCGCCGAGAGTCGGGCGCCCGCCTTGCCCTTACCCCGCTCTTCCCGTAAAATCATTCCCTGGAGATTGATTATTCCCAAACGGAATCATGTCATTAAACAACGCCCACGTCATAGTCGCTTTTGCCCTGTACCTGGCTTTCATGCTGGCCATCGGCTGGTTCTTTTACCGCCGCACCCGCAACCTGTCGGATTACATCCTGGGCGGGCGGGGGCTGAATTCATGGGTGGCGGCCATGAGCGCCCAGGCATCCGACATGAGCGGCTGGTTGCTGATGGGACTCCCGGGATTCGCTTACCTGGCCGGTATCGAGGCCGGATGGATCGCACTGGGACTGGGTGTGGGCACCTACCTGAACTGGAAACTGGTGGCACAGCGCCTGCGACGCTATACCGAGGCGGCAGACAACTCGCTGACCATTCCCAATTACTTTGAGAGCCGCTTCCATGACCGGTCACACCTGTTGCGACTGTTTTCAGCCCTCTTCATCCTGGTGTTTTTCCTGATCTACACGGCGTCGGGTTTCGTGGCCGGAGCCAAGTTGTTTTCCACGGTATTTGAATTGCCCTACCTGACCGCCCTGATCCTGGGTGCCCTGGTCATTATCACCTATACGTTCATGGGCGGATTCCTGGCGGTCAGCTGGACCGATTTCTTTCAGGGGCTCATCATGTTCCTGGCCATCACCATTGTCCCCCTGATGGTTGTCGTGCAAAAAGGCGGGTTCAACGCGACTATCTCAGCGTTATCCAACCTGAACAGAGAATTCCTCAATCCCCTGACAACCCCTTCCGGAACGGCCATCAGCCTCCTGGCCGTCCTGTCTTCACTGGCCTGGGGACTGGGCTATTTCGGACAGCCCCACATCCTGGCCCGTTTCATGGCCATCCGCAATCCCGCGAAAATCCCCCGTTCCCGCCATATCGCTATGACCTGGGTGGTAATCAGCCTGGGATGCGCCGTCTTGGCGGGCATGGCCGGAGCGGCCCTGCCGGTGCAATCCCTGATCGGGCCGGACTCTGAAAAAGTCTTTATCCTGCTGGTTGAACGCATGGCCCACCCGCTGATCGCGGGGATCTTTCTTTCCGCCATCCTGGCGGCCATCATGAGTACGGCGGACTCGCAGTTGCTGGTCACCTCCTCGGCCATCACCCACGATTTCTACAA is a window of Candidatus Aminicenantes bacterium DNA encoding:
- a CDS encoding S46 family peptidase, translated to RFSLMSFYEPADKALLKRLLMKADQLPEGARIQALEPILKDGEKGIEAFVEKAYAATRLKDLEFVQSLFTKSVKEIEAVNDPLLQLAARMYPETEAARKRNERLNARLEDLRRQYILALKARSSSPLYPDANSTLRFSWGEVAGYEPRDAVRYAPFTTLSGVMEKETGEKPFIVPEGLKAIYKEKDFGRWAHPDLNDVPVAFTHKVDSTGGNSGSPVFNARGELAGILFDGNYEALTGDWEFDNDIQRSISVDIRYVLFITEKLAKADHILKEMGL
- the putP gene encoding sodium/proline symporter PutP, with the translated sequence MSLNNAHVIVAFALYLAFMLAIGWFFYRRTRNLSDYILGGRGLNSWVAAMSAQASDMSGWLLMGLPGFAYLAGIEAGWIALGLGVGTYLNWKLVAQRLRRYTEAADNSLTIPNYFESRFHDRSHLLRLFSALFILVFFLIYTASGFVAGAKLFSTVFELPYLTALILGALVIITYTFMGGFLAVSWTDFFQGLIMFLAITIVPLMVVVQKGGFNATISALSNLNREFLNPLTTPSGTAISLLAVLSSLAWGLGYFGQPHILARFMAIRNPAKIPRSRHIAMTWVVISLGCAVLAGMAGAALPVQSLIGPDSEKVFILLVERMAHPLIAGIFLSAILAAIMSTADSQLLVTSSAITHDFYKVLLRPRAGERELLWISRLAVLVVAVAALILAMNPENSVLELVAYAWAGFGATFGPLVLISLYWPRMTRKGALAGIIVGGVTVLLWKPLSGGIFDLYEIVPGFLFSALAILVVSLLDKQPPASIKAEFRRINPRR